A single window of Ferviditalea candida DNA harbors:
- a CDS encoding protein arginine kinase, translated as MSLRHFINQALSEWMKGGGPESDIVISSRIRIARNLRKYPFPMMSTGQQSQAVLDEILNSVDNDEFHSISKFETIQLADINELERRVLVEKHLISPNLAEESRNGAVILSEDESISIMVNEEDHLRIQVLYPGFQIREAWNLACKIDDILESKLDYAFDEKRGYLTSCPTNVGTGIRVSVMMHLPALVMTQQINRILSAINQVGLAVRGLYGEGSEAIGNWFQISNQITLGQSEEEIINNLYSVARQIIEHERAARERLLADSRPRIMDRVSRSYGILSHAGIIDSKEAAQRLSDVRLGIDLGLIKDVSANVMNELMVMTQPGFLQQYAGKKLSADERDIRRAEMIRGRLVKNG; from the coding sequence ATGTCGTTGCGTCATTTTATCAATCAAGCCCTCAGCGAATGGATGAAGGGAGGCGGCCCGGAGTCCGATATCGTCATCAGCAGTCGGATTCGCATAGCGAGAAACTTAAGAAAGTATCCCTTTCCGATGATGTCAACGGGACAGCAGTCCCAGGCGGTGCTCGATGAAATACTGAATAGTGTAGACAATGACGAGTTCCATTCCATCAGCAAATTTGAGACCATTCAACTGGCCGACATTAATGAATTGGAACGAAGGGTTTTGGTGGAAAAGCATCTGATCAGTCCCAATCTGGCTGAAGAATCCCGCAACGGCGCCGTCATCCTGAGCGAGGACGAATCGATCAGCATTATGGTTAATGAAGAAGATCATTTGAGAATACAGGTGCTTTATCCCGGGTTTCAAATAAGAGAAGCATGGAATCTGGCATGTAAAATCGACGATATTTTGGAATCGAAATTGGACTATGCATTCGACGAAAAACGAGGATATTTAACGAGTTGTCCAACCAATGTTGGCACCGGAATCCGCGTTTCGGTCATGATGCATCTACCGGCTCTTGTGATGACCCAGCAAATCAATCGAATTTTGTCGGCGATCAACCAGGTGGGATTGGCTGTGCGTGGATTGTACGGTGAGGGAAGCGAAGCGATCGGCAACTGGTTTCAAATCTCCAATCAAATTACGCTCGGTCAGTCGGAAGAGGAGATCATCAACAATCTGTACAGCGTTGCGCGCCAGATTATCGAGCATGAACGGGCAGCGAGAGAAAGGCTTTTGGCTGATTCGAGGCCCAGAATCATGGATCGGGTAAGCCGGTCATACGGTATTCTATCGCACGCGGGAATCATCGATTCCAAAGAAGCGGCCCAACGGCTGTCGGACGTACGATTGGGAATTGATCTGGGATTGATCAAGGATGTCTCCGCGAATGTCATGAACGAACTGATGGTGATGACA